In Vulpes lagopus strain Blue_001 chromosome 4, ASM1834538v1, whole genome shotgun sequence, the DNA window AGACATACAGATCATCTCATTCTTATTCTTCTTGCTGGTCTACATGGTCATCgtagtgggaaatatcagcatGATAATTGTCATCAGGATGGACTCCAGACTTCATACGCCTATGTATTTCTTCCTTAGAAACTTGTCCTATTTAGATCTCTGCTACTCCACAGTCATTGCTCCTAAAGCTCTGGCTACTTTCTTGTCCAAGGACAAGAAAATTTCATACAATGGCCGTGCAGCAcagttcttttcctttgctctctgTGTTGGGACTGAAGGCTTTCTTCTGGCTGTGATGGCATATGATCGCTTCTCAGCCATTTGCTCGCCATTCCTCTATCCTGTCCGTATGTCTCAACAGGTTTGTGTTCACTTAGTAATTGGCTCCTACATATGTGGAGGCATCAACTCCATGGTCCAGACAGGATTCACCTTCAGCTTGCGTTTCTGTGGAGAAAACCGACTGGACCACTTCTGTGATGTCCCAGCCCTGATCAAGATCTCATGTGTAGACAGGTCTGTGAACGAGATGGTGCTGTTCATTCTCTCCTCCCTCATCATTGTCACTACAAGTGTCATCCTGGTTTCCTATGCTTACATACTCTCCACTGTCCTGAAGATCCCCTCCCCCCATGGCAGAGGTAAGACCTCCACTTGTAGCCCTCACATCACTCTGGTGAGTTTGTTCTATGGGACCGTGTTCTTCATGTACGCCCAGCCCGGGGCCATCTCCTCCCCAGAGAAAAGCAAGATTATAGCTGTGTTCTACACTCTTATCATCCCTATGTTGAATCCACTGATTTATAGCCTAAGGAATAAGGAGGTGAAAAATGCTGTGAAAAGGGTATTGTTGAGAAAAGTATCTTTTCATTGATGCCAGCCATGTATAAAACTGTATGTTAGACTAAAAGCAATATTTTCAATAATGTGTTATAGAATAGTTTCAAGTAAAGCCATCTAAAAGTTTGGAAAATCAAAggttattttatctttataacatCAATAGATTCTttaggaatgaatttaaaaatcaacatagaTTTTTCATAATCCTACCAAATTATTCCATGGTGTGATATCTAGTTACCATGTAGGTTtgctgtttatgttttatttttcttaggtgTATGCAaagttacaatttaaaaatacagtgtacTAAATTAATATATACCTGTAGTTTATTATATctataaattgtttatatttacaaatatagatatgtgtaaatatttacatatccATCTATATGTCTCCCCACGTATAGGGAGACATGTGAGAGAGACATTACTGAATGTTTTATGCTCTTTGTTTTCTCCAAATCATAACCAAGCTTGCCGCTGTCCAATGTGTCGCAAATGCATACTCACAGTGATATGGCAATGTAAATTATTGGCTTTTTCTAAATTATACAAATTGATACAAAGTATTACACCAATAATATCCTTAATAATATCCTTCTATCATCCAAAAACGAAtgattcttaaataaaaaataaataaaagtgatgtgGTTGCTATAAAACTGTCTTGTCATGGGGGTCTTAGTTACAAATGTTTGATAATCTTTCCAGTATCACTCATGCTTATTTGCTTGTTGGTCTCATTACTGTCTATTTATATTTTGGGATCATTTTCCCCAACCTGTATACTGATTGAAAAATCCTTATTCTTCTCTAGATTTGAAAATTTATTGCCATAGAGTGACATAAAATCACATCTTACaataatttaattctttcaatgtCTGTGGTTAGCTATGATTTGTAATAATCTTTAGAACTTTAtcctatttatattctttaattaaatttGCCATGGGTTTGACTTcatgccattagaattttgaaTTTCTGGTCGTTATTTTTAAGATAGTTTATAGTGTGATATCTAATTGTTGCATaggtttatttttctagttttgttttgcttagatGTATCTAAAATTGCAACTCATAAATTTGATACATACTCATTAATTAGATTCATTAATGTAACATctgtatatacatttgtatatatgcataattattttaactcatttaCTTAAGATCTTCTTGTTctattacatttttgtttctgaacTTATATGTTGAAtgtttgattaaataattttttgtttttactttaatgacatatttaaaacttttacacAGTTTTCCATgtgatttgtatttgttttcagtattataaaaataatttttctgtttactttaaTATTAAGGATTCTTTAGATGATTTTTCTTATTCCAATATACTTGACTTATTTAGATGATAACTTTTTACTgttgattaaatataaaaacaatattgtCTCATAgataaaagaatatttgtttttactctattttatgattttaaaaacagtgaaatCAGAAAACATCAATCTGTCAAATTATAGTTATAAAAACTGAATGAACACACATTCTAAAGTGGAATATGTAGacgtattttctttaaaattaagaaaaagacaaaatctccGTTATCCCTAATGCAGTTCACCATTTTATTATACCTAGTAAGAGCAACGTGATAATAAGTTTAAAGTTAAGGGATTAAGAGTAGGATTAAACTGTTTATTAAACATgattatttccaaagaaaaaatgaaagaagtgttTATATAGATGTCTGGAccaacataaaaatcaatttcataTCTCTAGAACTGTTGCGaacaactaaaatatttaattaaaagccTGCACCATTATATGTGTATCCAAGATTCTCAAGGGTTTAGCTAATTCAGCAAAAGAGGTATATGATCTCAAagtggaaaattataaaattttttggATTATGCAATAGAAAAGCATCATTcaaaaattacaaagaagaaaGTAAGGAAGAGTGATGTCAGAAGATGATGAAATAAGCCATCATCTTTCTATATTCCTGAATGATAATTTGGCATCCATCCGTAGACAAAACTGCCCCCCTCATGGGAGGTAGGGATCCAGGTAGGAGACTGTGCAACCCTGGTGCAGCAGCCCAAGACCATAGAGAACCGTTTTGAGATCACAGGCCTACACCCAAGCAGCTTGACTTGACGACGGGGTCCCAGCTACAGTGCTGGAATCAGCTCCATACCCCTGAGGACTCAAATACAGCCCCTTTGACTTGACTCTGTGACCAGTACCTTATGGAAGGGCACTCAGAGGGAATCATGTCCATCCACGGGTTGGTTAAGAGGCATGCAGACCGCCACTTAGCTGTGGACCCGAAGGAGCTGCCAAACCAGATCGAGTCCCTCCCGGCCAGAGTCTGAGGGCCCCTGGAGATGAGCCCACCAAATGGGTCAGACTGTAGATTCTGAGTAGTTCTGCAACAGGGTTCCAGCCTGCCCCAGCAGCAGTTCATCAATTGTCCTGCTGACACAGGAACTAAGCAGGAAACACTCCGTCTGCACCCCCAAAGATCCTGAAAAAGCCATATACTTGACTTAGCCCCTAGAGCCACAGTGGCCAGCAGTCCTGCGGGTCCAGGAGACACTCCCTATTtaatcagaaagaaatgaaaaagtctgACCATCTCAATGCTAGAGAACACAAGGTCCACAGCATACATTTTCAACAGGAGGGTATTTTCTGTAAGGGGGCAAAAAAttggttcttatttttcttatttttcaatgtaaaaattttctttttatcatatcCTTTTAATTTACACATGGAATAAAAATcctatatatatagaaacattatacatatacatacattatacaGTTATGCAGTTATATATGcacagtatatatatacacacattatacaAACAGTTATGCAGTATGTTTGTAGTGTTAACATTTCATGGTGGTGATTATAAAAATGTACAGAATAGGCTCTTGGGGGAAACAATGAAAAAGTAATATTGAGTCTGTGACTGGTCTGCAGGCTCTATTTTACATTACATTTGGTAGTGTAAATAAATTTGGGGCATTTGTCATTACGTCttatagcattatttatgatCTTATGACACAAAACTCTGTTCCCAAACCGATACCCAAGAGAAGATCTTACACATGTAGTGGAGAACATATGTGTAAGGATATTGATGACAGCAAAGCTAACAAGATAAAAATTCCAGAAATCAATAGGATTTTTGATCAATTAAAACTGATGTTTTTACACAACAGATTAGGCATcaaaaaattatagatatatCCACAGTGAGAGAATCTGAGCAATAATATATTAAGGAGAGAAAGTCAGTCCCAAAATATTACAtgcagaatttgttttttttttttttaataactaaagtccatactttactcagatttcttagcattttcttaatgttctttttctttttcaggaaaacTCTCAGGATatcatattccattttattctcaTGCATCTTTAGCTTACTCTACactgtgacagtttttcagacCTGCCTTGTTTTTGATAATCCtgagttttgaggagtactggtcagttattttgtaaaatgactCTCAATTGGGGTTTGTCTGAAAATTTCTTATGACCAGACTGGGATTTTGGATTTTTGGAAGGAAGGCCATACAGGTGAAGGCCTCAACACACTATCTCAAGGGCACAAAGGATGTGTACCATCGGCACTGCTGACATCGTTAACCTTTGTCACCTGCCTAAGGAGTACTTATCAAGCTTTTCCTCTCTAGAgtgactttttctctcttttcatacTGTTCTCTTGGAAAGCAAATCACTAAGTGTAGCTTCTTAAGGAATGGGGAGTTAAGCTTTACCTCCTTGTGGGGTGTGTggacataaattatttggattcTATATGTGATCCTCTTTAATAAAGTAAAGGCAactgaaataaaagtaattataaagACCTTGGGATGGGAGGACACAGCTATGAGAGTTGATGTGATTCTAAGGCCACCCTAGGTTCAAAATAGAGAGAAGTGACCTACAGCTCTTGGTAGGAAGAAGCTGGAAAATATCACAGTGTTGTCATCAACTACATAGTGGAATCCTCCTTTTGAAAAGGTGGAGAGCAACGAGTTACAGCAAATCTCCCTAATGAATGTACAAGTTATACGCAATTCCTGCATTGTTTATCTCAGGACATGactttttgaaagataaattaatttataGTTTATTGAAGCCACGTTTATTTTGCGATTAATGAGTTAACAACTTCCAAGAATTGCTTGCAAATATGCAATTTCAGCCTGGAACCTTCTTTAGGGAAGTCAAAGCTTTACTTCAGCCCATCTCTGGTTTTCATCTGGGACTCAAAAAGACAGATTGAccagagaaaaaacattttattaatgtgtGCAGTGCACAACAcatggaagaaatataaaataaaagaaacttgaaaaggCAGTTTGGAATTCCAGCTTATATAGCATCCTTAACAAACAACAGTAAATTTAcagagaaatgggcagaggaaagCAGTTTTAGGCTCCCACAGTGGCAAACTGAGAGAAGGTAAATATATGTCGTGAAACACTAATGGAGTAAGCTGTATTTGCAGATTTTTCTAGTGCCATCTCTGGGCTAATAAGAATCTGTCTCCAGCGGGATTCCTGGATGGCCCAGCGGTTccgcgccgcctttggcccagagcgtgaccctggagtcccgggattgagtcccacgtcgggctctctgcgtggagcctgcttctccctctgcctgtgtctctgcctctctctctgtgtctctcatgaataaataaaatcttaaaaaaaagaatctgtccccaggaaaagaatttatttctttaggcaaaaagagagagctttttctgtgtttgttaTTTCTTAATTGCCTTTACCTCAAAATACTTTTTGTGTGAAGGAGGCATATTCTGAGATGACATTCTGCTTCCTTTCATTCCCCCACATAGGTAATGCTGGACGATTGCTTCTCCACACCACagatttgaaatttatttcccaGGAAGTGTAAAACAAAGGACTTCTAGATTTGAAGACAGCACAGAACATAAGTGGGCTTCATACCAAAAGATCAAGCAGttcaaacaatattttaaacaaatgtgaGATGTTTCAGGATTCCTCCCTCACTCGCATACCAGAATATTGGCCATCACACTGCTATCCATCCCTCAGCAATTCATATTTCCCAAAAGAGGGACTCAAATATACTGAAAATGAGAATTTACCAATAAATGATCTAACCAGATTACAGTAAATTCTCAAAGCAATAAAAGAATCATGTTatctaaagaaaggaaatgtgcATTTTAGGCATTTCGCCTTTATCAAAGGTCTTCAATAAGCAATGTGCCGAATAAATGTGGaaagataaagacacaaaagtaTCAGATACAAATATATGGAGGAAATGTACATGTAGCAGGGTTTCttttgcaacttttaaaaagatttatttatttattcatgagagacacacagagaaacatagagacacaggcagagggagaagcaggctccctgcggggagcccaatgtgggactcaaacccgggaccccgggatcacgccctggtctgaaggcagatgctcaaccacagagcccccAGGTGTCCTTCTTTTGCAACTTCTGAACTCTGTAACAAGAAAACAACCATAGATAAACGTGAATGAATCAGCTTGGCAGAGTTCCCACAAAACTTTATTGACACTGAAATTTGAGACATATGGATTTCTTAGGTcgtaaaatattcttcttttgattttctccAATCattcaaaattacatatttaaaagtgaaaaatgttgTTAACTCACAAACATATAAAAACTTGTGGCTGGTCAGATTTGACCCAAGAGCTGTGTAGTTTGCTAAACAGTTATccttaaggaaatttaaaatgaaaaaatcagattttattgTACCTTcacttaatccattttgaaactttttcaatttaaattcaattttccaacatgtagtataacacccagtgctcatctcatccaTGCCCTCAATGACTGTCATCCAGTTACCCATCCTCCCATTTtgaaacttttaatttctttctgtagATTCAAGTTTTGAGTCTGTATTATATTACTTTCATATGAAATACttccttacacattttttttaaactgggaaatggatttttaagtttttatcttaGACAGTCTTTCTCCTTTATATCTGAAGGATTTTCTCATTGGGTATAGAATTTTAGgtctgtagtttctttttctttttttcctcagcaaattaaagatattattctattatttccttgcttgcatggtttcttatgaacacttttctgtttttccattcttcttatccttatttcttttatagatgCCCTCCTTTCACTTTTCTGGCTGCCTTcatgcttttctctttgtctttgatctTAAGAACTTTGAATATGATACATCTATGTGCagtatattttgttatttgtccTGGTTGGTATTCTTGGAACTTTGTAGATCTCTGGTTTGGTGTTTGTCACTTATTCTGGAAAACTTTTAGCGACCCAGGAGCCTTATTTATCAAAGTTACCTGCAAACCTATCTGTAACTCATCTGAGATTTCAATTACACGTGTGTTGTACTGTTTGATATTGTCTCACAGTTATTGGATATTctgctctctcttttaaaaatgtctctttgcACTTCATTTTCAATagtttatattgatttttttcatgttcattCATGCCTATAGTTTTGGCGAGATGTGGGAAGTATGCTAATGAGAatatcaaaggcattcttcatctAGGCTACTGTATTGAATTCTAGCATTTCAATGTTTTTTCTTAGAGTTCCCATTTTACtcctaaaattaaatttgtgatcttccatgttattttttaatttccattacaGCCATTGACATGTTATTTAAAGTTACTTTAAAGTCTCTCCCAAGGGGGGGGGCCTGGGAGCACAGTCAGTTAGgcctctgactcttagtttcagatCAGGTCCTGATATCAGGATTGGGAgatggagccttgtg includes these proteins:
- the LOC121488825 gene encoding olfactory receptor 12-like; translation: MLAFDRKRKKDLLEFGCSMGVELNRNSSEVTEFILLGFRTASDIQIISFLFFLLVYMVIVVGNISMIIVIRMDSRLHTPMYFFLRNLSYLDLCYSTVIAPKALATFLSKDKKISYNGRAAQFFSFALCVGTEGFLLAVMAYDRFSAICSPFLYPVRMSQQVCVHLVIGSYICGGINSMVQTGFTFSLRFCGENRLDHFCDVPALIKISCVDRSVNEMVLFILSSLIIVTTSVILVSYAYILSTVLKIPSPHGRGKTSTCSPHITLVSLFYGTVFFMYAQPGAISSPEKSKIIAVFYTLIIPMLNPLIYSLRNKEVKNAVKRVLLRKVSFH